A stretch of Branchiostoma lanceolatum isolate klBraLanc5 chromosome 14, klBraLanc5.hap2, whole genome shotgun sequence DNA encodes these proteins:
- the LOC136448523 gene encoding transcription factor A, mitochondrial-like, whose translation MAATTKLSLGVQYLLWGTKSSLSISARPTTPLLQFSRWFVQSSSKFPTPPKRPANAYIRYVNQKMPSVRSQNPGAGPKQIVRICASLWKQLSDTEKQPYVNDAAVEREKYKSEYEDFKSDFTIEEWGEYQDSRRQKRRKLKNRRRREELQQLGKPKLPAHGYGLFVKEMLSGSSGNMAEQMKDMKGQWNNLPEAEKQKYMSEANKAKEKYERDMQVWEKKMEDQGRPELVRGYRPQKTTGKKKKPKKKTIATKAVKKTAKRTTAKLAAKKKPGTLSSA comes from the exons ATGGCGGCCACCACAAAACTGTCGCTCGGAGTTCAGTACCTCCTTTGGGGGACTAAATCCTCCCTTTCTATAAGTGCCAG ACCTACCACACCTCTGCTCCAGTTCTCACGGTGGTTCGTACAGAGCTCCAGCAAGTTCCCCACCCCGCCCAAGAGGCCAGCCAACGCCTACATCCGCTATGTCAACCAGAAGATGCCATCTGTGAGGTCACAGAACCCAG GAGCTGGTCCCAAGCAGATTGTGCGCATCTGTGCATCACTATGGAAACAGCTGTCGGACACAGAGAAACAACCGTACGTCAACGACGCGGCCGTGGAGAGAGAGAAATACAAG TCTGAGTATGAGGATTTCAAGTCGGACTTTACCATTGAAGAGTGGGGGGAGTACCAGGACAGCAGAAGGCAGAAGAGGCGGAAACTTAAGAACAGGAGGAGAAGGGAG GAGCTTCAACAGTTGGGTAAACCTAAGCTCCCTGCCCACGGTTACGGCCTGTTTGTGAAGGAGATGTTATCTGGGAGTTCAGGAAACATGGCG GAACAGATGAAGGACATGAAGGGGCAGTGGAACAATCTACCCGAAGCTgagaaacag AAATACATGTCGGAAGCCAACAAGGCAAAAGAGAAGTACGAGAGGGACATGCAGGTCTGGGAGAAGAAAATGGAGGACCAGGGAAGGCCAGAGCTTGTCCGGGGCTACAGACCGCAAAAAACTacaggaaagaaaaagaaaccgaAAAAGAAGACCATAGCAACAAAAGCAGTCAAGAAGACAGCCAAGAGGACAACAGCAAAACTAGCAGCTAAGAAAAAGCCAGGAACTTTGTCAAGTGCTTAG